The DNA region ttCATAAGTAAAAGCTCAAAGCTGCAAGTATCCAAGAagtcaaaaaatatatcttcatCAACAAATGAAGTTTATTCAATCTCAAAAAGTCCATTAAGGAGAAAGACGAATAAATAAATTGGTCTGacatcaaagttttaaaaaaagcataccaaagaaaataaaattcaacaacagGTCACcaacaaaaggaaataaatacaaaaaatctatttaaatgaataatttttgatattttattcgcatcatttttatatttttttaccattatgattgactatttttctttcattaaatatatttttttggttgttttattatgtcaattttattttattcttatattattcttataaaatttatacacaATACTTACTTTTATCTTCATGTTAATCAACTTTGATTGACTGATCAgtttctaattttgaaatatttctttataattatattgataaataaaaaatattttaatttatatgtaattttttttatctcttttaaaagaaaataatataaaatagcattcacaattatatttttaaatttaatttatcaaataaatattttttaaaaatattttttaattatttataaacccGCAAAACGCGCGCCAATATTTGTTTAGTATATGGTTAAATTGTTAAGTAACAATCAGATATGCTATGGAAAAGGAACAAAAAGTTAAAACTATCAATTACACTACAAGACGCATTCTAAAGCACAATGTCTAAAAGATAGCGTGTTTGATAATCTCACACTCATTTGGGAACTATACTCCATCATTTACACCCATGTAAATGGTTAAATTGTCAAGTCACAATGAGACATATGCAAATGGAAAAGGAAGAGATAGCACAAGTGTAAAGTGATGTGAAAATAAgagtgaaaaaacaaaaatttcaatattCAAGTCTCAAAATAATGTTAGCTATCTATCCTACTCAAACTTTTCATTCCCGAGAGCATCTTTCTTCTCATGGCAAACGATGTAGTAGCAACTTTAATGTTAAGACAGAAAATAGATTGTTGTTTTGTGTGCTGAGCCTTCATTCAAAAGGTGCCCTTTCCCAGATAGAATTCCTTGGAGCCTTTCTTCCACGGAAACCTTGGCCTTCTTTATGAACCTGAAAGTTTCATAAATGAAGTCAAATCATACATACACTCATTACAATGGAAAAGTACCACTGTTAGAAACAGGGTAGGCTTACATTAAAGTCGTAACATTACATAACATACACATTACACTGGATAGCAATTAGTCCACGCTACGAAgattgttattttatatattcaatattGGTCTTATTTAGCATAAAGTTACTCATAAAGCTTATCAAAATCTACAATTTATGCACACTTATAAGAATTTCATATTCGTGCATTTAATTCGTAGATTTATAAGagttattttgtataaaaataataacaaaatatttataaataatatatcatttaaataattcaataatataataaagtaaaatagtaaataataaatttcacaatagttaaataatcaattttaataatacATCACACTTTTAGATAATAACTTACCGATATTATAGTGGTAGTATGTTATTAGAGAATAatggtttgatgttattagatgtgataattttttatttgggaaCAACACATTAAATTGAAGTATGTTGAATACTAGATAGACAAAAAACAATCCAAAATGATTTATCttttggtataattttttttaacttgctgaCTCGTTGACTCGGTAGTAAACTCGATAGTCTACTAAGTTTACTTAGAATTTATTGAGTCTACTCAGAGTTTATTAAAAAGAGATTTTACACATGAATCAACTCATAGAAGATAAGTATACTCATAAACTCATAAGAATTAACGAGTTAACTCAAAAATTTGAtaaccatttaaaaaattaatttcttggtGACGTATACCATCTAGCATCTAATCTTATTTTAGGAAGTACAATCAATTGTTTAAGTATTAAGACCATTCCCCTTTAATAAGATCTTTGTTAACCAATTGCATATGTACTATATGTGttccaaattataattatctagagtacttttgaaataaataaacggCTCTATGTCACATTAATTGGTTAGTATCATGATGATAAGTGTTCTCTATTGAATGAATTAATGGAGCCTGGCTAAGTACCTGTACTATTTCTCTGTGACATAAAGGACCAAGTGACACTATAATAGCATAGAATAAAGCCAAAACAAAGAAGCTCCTATTAACAGCAACCTTTAATTTCCTAAAGTAACGTGTTTATTATTGAATAAACCTCAAtttcattcttaaaatattactcTCACTTTCTTATATAATCcctaaagtaaacaaaaaattatacaagaaATCTCCAAGTATTCTAAGtatagaaaaaattatcaaattgattCTAAACATTTGTAGAATATACcaactttaaaacaaaattaatgaatattcaatacttgaaaaattacttatataattttattattttagagacTAAATAGGAGAAAAAGATAATACTTCAGGCAACAACAAATTGATGGTTGATTAGTTTATTATTACTAAATTTGCATATATTACATAAATCCACTTTTCAGTTAATTTTCAaccaattattgtttttttttttttttacctcaatAGCATCACGAGGCTCTTCATGGGAGTCCAGATCCCCAAGTTGCTCTGTCCCGTTACAGCTGTCGGCTTCTCCATCACACTGTGATGGGGGAAAATTGGCCCACTAAAAtgaccaaatatatatatataatcagtaTTTATTTTAGCTTAATAAAAGTACCACTCTTCACGAAATACTCTTGGTTCCATTCAACACTGTTAAGTTACTATCCAGATCAGAAGCCTTACATTTTTTGCCGCAGTACTGAAAGCCTCCTTGTGGGCCATGTTAGGGTTTTCAGACTTAAGCCTTTTAATCTCTTCTCTGCATTGCAATAATATGAAATATGAACATTAggattatcaaaattttaaatatatggtCACAACTTTTAGTCTATGAACACAACTTTGGGTCATTAAACATTACTTGATGAAGCGGTTATATGCAGATGGTGTTCTCTGTCTCTTCTCTGGAGCTGCAAAGATTCCAGtcataaaaatagataaatttatataaGGGTACAAACATGGTTAACAAAACTTGCTTCAAGTTTTTACGTACGTTTATGCACGACATTGGAAATTTGAGTCACGTTCTCTTCCTCACAGTCCGAATTGGTGGTTATTATGGATGCATTATTATAGCTGTTCAAACTCTTGTTTGCACCATCATCTGAAGCACCTTCTTTTGGCTGCAGAATGGAGATATTCACAAAttcatttaaagttaaaaaaataaaaaaataaaacaatatcacAAATTTAATCCCCATCAAGTTAAACTaaggtttaaatatcttttgttgtttgaaaaaatatcacatttttttattcttcatcaaaattttattcttttttaatttctacatgACAAAATGATGTTGTTTTCATCCCTTGTCATGTACTAAAAACATAAGTAGTAAGAGACTCAACTACATTAACAAAATGTAGAGATAAAAACATGTGTAGTAAGAGACATgttatttcttttgttaaatGTAGAGATGAAGAATATTAAAGTTTTTATAGAAGCTAAAACTAAAAAccgtgatgttttttttttcatggatcAAAAGCACATATTTCAacgtaaaaaagaaaatatgtggGTCAATGAACTCACCAACAAGTACTActaatgataaagaaaaaacatagaATTGAAAAGGTAACCAAAACACCTCAAGATGAGTAAGGGAAGCAAGAAGGTGGAAAGGGACAAAGGAAGCTTTCTTCATGTTGACTGAGAGGAGGCTTGTGCAGTGGCCGCATCTCACTGTCACCACCGTTGACAAAATGCTGCATGGAACACTCACCTGCACGTACACCTCACAACATTGgaaaatggaagcaaaaaagttgaagtgtggaaaaagaagaaatcaatACCAACACATGGAACTTCAGTACAGCATGCATTATTACCATTAGTATTGTTGTACAGAATCCACATTGTACGTAGCATATCTGTTCTGGAAGATCAAAGAGGTGGTTCAGTGTTGACATGGCTGTCCTGCATGTGTGTGGAAGTTGAAGAGGGACAGAGAGATTGAAGAATGAAGATATGCATGTAGTTCATTTTACACAAGGAGGAATATTTATAGTTGATTACCAATAACACGATTGACACAAGTGATAATGATCTGTGTTCCATAATTAAGTAGTCTAAGATTTCAATCTTGATtgaaaattgaatataaaataaatcgtGTTGAAAGAATAATATTCACTTTGTGTGTATGCATGATCCTCATTGAAGATTAATCATCATTTTCAACACTGTCACGAAAACTAATTTGTATAATATTatggtgaaaaaaaatatttataattgaaaagtgGATAGTGGACACTGATAATCAACATCTTATCTGACTTAGATGTTTCGAGGTAGGGATACTTAATGGTGATTTTTATAGCCGGAATGCACTCCTACATTGGTGCTAAGGATGAGGAGAGTTTAAGTTTTTCAACCCTCACTCTTGATATTTAGGGGTTGAGGACCAAAATTACAGTCACACCCTTATATAGAATATGCCAATATATAGGATTTAAAAGTATTACATTTGACCTTTTC from Glycine soja cultivar W05 chromosome 8, ASM419377v2, whole genome shotgun sequence includes:
- the LOC114422780 gene encoding axial regulator YABBY 4, producing MSTLNHLFDLPEQICYVQCGFCTTILMVSVPCSILSTVVTVRCGHCTSLLSVNMKKASFVPFHLLASLTHLEPKEGASDDGANKSLNSYNNASIITTNSDCEEENVTQISNVVHKPPEKRQRTPSAYNRFIKEEIKRLKSENPNMAHKEAFSTAAKNWANFPPSQCDGEADSCNGTEQLGDLDSHEEPRDAIEVHKEGQGFRGRKAPRNSIWERAPFE